Proteins from a single region of Bogoriella caseilytica:
- a CDS encoding heavy metal translocating P-type ATPase has protein sequence MSTAPSAEQPSIAEVDLAVEGMTCASCVRRVEKKLAKVPGAHPLVNLATESAHVRLEGPADAETLDALVGAVDSAGYGARVTRARGAGVEPPKHEHGDGPDEHEHDPLAGHEHGAGEDTSAVDRATDLRRRLIVSAILSVPVTVLSMVPPLQFPGWQWVVLVLALPVVTWGAWPFHRSAVKAARHGASTMDTLVSLGVAVASVWSVWAITLGGAGEIGMRMEASLFPAEAHGMPEPYFEVAAVVATFLLAGRYAESRSRRRAGDALRQLLELGAKDVTRVRLDGDQRSEERVPIGALAVGDLFLVRPGEKVATDGTVIEGRSAVDASMLTGEPVPVDVAEGDVVTGATVNTSGVLLVRAERVGEETTLAQIGRLVAQAQTGKAPVQRLADRISGVFTPIALAIAVGAFVTWLALGFPVQAAMTAAVAVLIIACPCALGLATPTALLVGTGRAAQQGIVIKGPEILESTRRIDTVVLDKTGTLTQGQMSLAGVDSLVQPEQHEALRRGERPDGGEPSGEALLMAAAVESGSEHPIARAIVDAAAGPMPQARDFSNHAGLGVSALVATDGGEREVLVGRPRWLAEQGVDLGGAEGVPGTQELVDAAEQTGATAVVVAWEGRARAVLHLRDTIKPEAHEAITELKRLGITPHLLTGDNRASAERVAAEVGIEAEHVTAEVLPQDKLDVVARLQEQGRVVGMVGDGVNDAAALAQAGSRGLGFAMGTGTDVAIEAGDITLVRGDVRTVPAAIRISRRTLRIIKQNLFWAFFYNTAAIPLAALGLLNPMIAGAAMAASSVIVVGNSLRLRRTS, from the coding sequence ATGTCCACCGCCCCCTCAGCTGAGCAGCCCTCCATCGCCGAGGTCGACCTCGCCGTGGAAGGGATGACCTGCGCCTCCTGCGTGCGGCGGGTGGAGAAGAAGCTCGCGAAGGTGCCCGGCGCGCACCCGCTGGTCAACCTCGCCACCGAGTCCGCCCACGTGCGGCTGGAAGGGCCCGCCGACGCCGAGACCCTGGATGCCTTGGTCGGCGCGGTCGATTCCGCCGGCTACGGCGCGCGCGTCACCCGCGCGCGAGGCGCCGGAGTCGAGCCACCGAAGCACGAGCACGGTGATGGGCCGGACGAACACGAGCACGATCCCCTCGCCGGTCACGAACACGGCGCGGGCGAGGACACCTCGGCCGTGGACCGGGCCACCGACCTGCGCCGCCGGCTGATCGTCTCGGCGATCCTCTCGGTGCCGGTCACGGTGCTGTCCATGGTGCCGCCGCTGCAGTTCCCGGGCTGGCAGTGGGTGGTGCTGGTCCTGGCGCTGCCGGTGGTGACCTGGGGGGCCTGGCCCTTCCACCGCTCGGCCGTGAAGGCCGCCCGCCACGGCGCGTCCACCATGGACACCCTGGTGTCCCTCGGCGTGGCCGTGGCCAGCGTGTGGTCGGTCTGGGCGATCACCCTGGGCGGTGCCGGAGAGATCGGGATGCGCATGGAGGCCTCGCTCTTCCCTGCCGAGGCGCACGGCATGCCCGAGCCCTACTTCGAGGTCGCCGCCGTGGTGGCCACCTTCCTGCTCGCCGGGCGGTACGCCGAGTCCAGATCGCGGCGGCGCGCGGGAGACGCGCTGCGCCAGCTGCTCGAGCTCGGTGCGAAGGACGTGACCCGGGTGCGCCTCGACGGCGATCAGCGCTCCGAGGAGCGGGTACCCATCGGCGCGCTCGCCGTCGGCGACCTCTTCCTGGTGCGCCCGGGCGAGAAGGTCGCCACCGACGGCACGGTGATCGAGGGGCGGTCCGCCGTCGACGCCTCCATGCTCACCGGTGAACCCGTACCGGTCGACGTCGCCGAGGGCGATGTGGTCACCGGCGCCACGGTGAACACCTCCGGGGTGCTGCTGGTGCGCGCTGAGCGGGTGGGGGAGGAGACCACGCTCGCGCAGATCGGGCGGCTCGTGGCCCAGGCCCAGACCGGCAAGGCTCCCGTCCAGCGCTTGGCTGACCGCATCTCCGGGGTGTTCACCCCGATTGCGCTGGCGATCGCCGTGGGCGCCTTCGTCACCTGGCTGGCGCTCGGCTTCCCGGTGCAGGCCGCGATGACCGCGGCCGTCGCGGTGCTGATCATCGCGTGCCCCTGTGCGCTCGGCCTGGCCACGCCCACCGCCTTGCTGGTGGGCACCGGCCGCGCCGCCCAGCAGGGGATCGTGATCAAGGGCCCCGAGATCCTGGAATCCACCCGCCGGATCGACACGGTCGTGCTCGACAAGACCGGCACCCTGACGCAGGGGCAGATGAGCCTGGCCGGCGTGGACTCGCTGGTTCAGCCTGAGCAGCATGAGGCTCTCCGGCGTGGCGAGAGGCCCGACGGCGGGGAGCCCAGCGGCGAGGCCCTGCTGATGGCCGCGGCGGTGGAATCCGGCAGCGAGCATCCGATCGCCCGCGCGATCGTCGACGCCGCCGCAGGGCCGATGCCGCAGGCCCGCGACTTCAGCAACCACGCCGGGCTCGGCGTGAGCGCCCTCGTGGCGACCGACGGCGGCGAGCGCGAGGTGCTCGTCGGGCGGCCCCGGTGGCTCGCCGAGCAGGGCGTGGACCTCGGTGGGGCCGAGGGGGTTCCCGGCACCCAGGAGCTCGTCGATGCCGCGGAACAGACCGGCGCCACGGCGGTCGTCGTCGCCTGGGAGGGGCGCGCCCGCGCGGTGCTGCACCTGCGCGACACCATCAAGCCCGAGGCGCACGAGGCGATCACGGAGCTGAAGCGGCTGGGGATCACCCCCCACCTGCTCACCGGCGACAACCGCGCGTCAGCCGAACGGGTCGCCGCCGAGGTGGGCATCGAGGCGGAGCACGTGACCGCCGAGGTGCTCCCGCAGGACAAGCTCGACGTGGTCGCGCGCCTGCAGGAGCAGGGTCGAGTGGTCGGCATGGTGGGTGATGGCGTGAACGACGCGGCGGCACTGGCGCAGGCCGGCTCGCGTGGGCTCGGCTTCGCCATGGGCACTGGCACCGACGTGGCCATCGAGGCCGGTGACATCACCCTGGTGCGCGGCGATGTGCGCACAGTGCCGGCCGCGATCCGGATCTCCCGGCGCACCCTGCGGATCATCAAGCAGAACCTCTTCTGGGCCTTCTTCTACAACACCGCGGCGATCCCCCTGGCGGCGCTGGGCCTGCTGAACCCGATGATCGCCGGTGCGGCGATGGCCGCGAGCTCGGTGATCGTGGTCGGCAACTCCCTGCGCCTGCGCCGCACTTCCTGA
- a CDS encoding aminoglycoside phosphotransferase family protein, which yields MATTPPAEYEVDAVLVRRLLREQHPDLAGLPLRLAGQGWDNLLWRLGKDLAVRVPRRAIAAQLLEHEQRWLSTLAERLRPLTPVALPVPVRVGRPGAGFPWPWSVVPWIAGQSAATIGPAQRAGIAESLAAVVAALHVPAPADAPDNPVRSMPLAGRGEAVRARLESGGVPRSSEVTELWAELSALPRRRGPRTWLHGDLHPHNLVVTNVGSHSAARGASATAETVRLVGVVDFGDMTAGDPSTDLATAWLTFDVAGRARFRETLADLAQDGSAPHYDDATWQRARGWALSMATAMTATSDDEPLIRAIGHHTIDQVLLG from the coding sequence ATGGCCACGACCCCTCCCGCCGAGTACGAGGTGGATGCCGTCCTGGTACGCCGCCTGCTCCGCGAGCAGCATCCCGATCTGGCCGGTCTGCCGCTGCGGCTGGCCGGTCAGGGGTGGGACAATCTCCTCTGGCGACTGGGCAAGGACCTTGCGGTGCGCGTCCCGCGGCGGGCGATCGCCGCGCAGCTGCTCGAGCACGAACAGCGATGGCTTTCCACGCTGGCTGAGCGTCTGCGACCGCTGACCCCGGTGGCGCTGCCGGTCCCGGTGCGTGTGGGCCGGCCGGGGGCCGGATTCCCGTGGCCGTGGTCCGTGGTGCCCTGGATCGCCGGGCAATCCGCCGCCACGATCGGTCCTGCCCAGCGCGCTGGCATCGCCGAGTCCCTGGCCGCCGTCGTCGCGGCGCTGCATGTGCCGGCGCCTGCAGATGCCCCCGACAATCCGGTGCGATCGATGCCCCTGGCCGGCCGAGGTGAGGCTGTCCGTGCACGGCTAGAGAGTGGCGGCGTGCCGCGCAGTTCCGAGGTGACCGAGCTCTGGGCGGAACTCTCGGCCCTCCCCCGCCGGCGTGGCCCGCGAACCTGGTTGCACGGCGATCTTCACCCGCACAACCTTGTGGTGACCAACGTCGGTTCACACTCCGCGGCCCGCGGCGCGAGCGCAACAGCCGAGACCGTGCGACTCGTGGGGGTGGTCGACTTCGGTGACATGACTGCAGGGGACCCGTCGACGGACCTGGCGACCGCGTGGCTCACCTTCGATGTGGCGGGCCGCGCACGTTTTCGCGAGACCCTGGCCGACCTCGCTCAGGACGGCAGTGCGCCGCACTACGACGACGCGACCTGGCAGCGAGCGCGAGGTTGGGCGCTCAGCATGGCAACGGCGATGACCGCAACCTCCGATGACGAGCCACTCATTCGCGCCATCGGGCACCACACCATCGACCAGGTCCTGCTCGGCTAG
- a CDS encoding CPBP family intramembrane glutamic endopeptidase codes for MSEPASTFPSESKPVGSASSAGSAESQPVEPAGPDRPAVAPPLRPRVRAEILIVLGLSLGQAAVTAVLQLLHRLSLDVPLGEQTAAINPSRAPTATLDLIFQVTSIVFTVLPVALAIYLLASTRRRAMARIGLNLAQPARDVGHGFALAALIGIPGLGLYLAGRALGVTVEVQAATLDMHWWTVPILVLSALQYGLIEEVIVVAYLFEKLEELAWHPMAIVVTSALLRATYHLYQGFGPFVGNLIMGLIFAEYYRRRRRVMPLVVAHMLLDLVAFLGYFLLPDSILAAVGL; via the coding sequence ATGAGCGAACCGGCGAGCACCTTCCCCAGCGAATCCAAGCCGGTCGGTTCCGCCAGTTCGGCTGGATCCGCCGAGTCACAGCCGGTCGAGCCCGCCGGTCCCGACAGGCCAGCCGTGGCGCCGCCGCTTCGCCCCCGGGTGCGCGCCGAGATCCTCATCGTGCTCGGCCTCAGCCTCGGGCAGGCGGCCGTGACCGCCGTCCTGCAACTGCTGCACCGCCTCAGTCTCGATGTGCCTCTCGGTGAACAGACCGCGGCCATCAACCCCTCGCGCGCGCCAACGGCGACGCTCGATCTGATCTTCCAGGTCACCTCGATCGTCTTCACGGTGCTTCCGGTCGCGCTCGCCATCTACCTCCTCGCGTCCACTCGGCGACGAGCGATGGCGCGGATTGGGCTGAACCTGGCGCAACCGGCGCGGGACGTGGGTCACGGCTTCGCCCTGGCTGCGCTGATCGGCATTCCCGGCTTGGGGCTCTACCTGGCGGGCCGCGCGCTGGGCGTGACGGTGGAGGTTCAGGCCGCCACCCTCGACATGCACTGGTGGACCGTGCCGATCCTGGTGTTGTCAGCGCTGCAGTACGGGCTGATCGAGGAGGTCATCGTCGTGGCCTACCTGTTCGAGAAGCTCGAGGAACTCGCCTGGCATCCCATGGCGATCGTGGTGACCTCGGCGCTGCTGCGCGCGACCTACCACCTCTATCAGGGCTTCGGCCCTTTCGTCGGGAACCTGATCATGGGGCTGATCTTCGCCGAGTACTACCGCAGACGTCGTCGGGTCATGCCGCTCGTGGTGGCGCACATGTTGCTCGACCTGGTGGCCTTCCTCGGGTACTTCCTGCTCCCCGACTCCATCCTCGCTGCGGTGGGCCTCTGA
- a CDS encoding heavy-metal-associated domain-containing protein, whose protein sequence is MTTIVLDVTGMTCQNCVNHVSQDLGELSGVTDVDVALNTGGASTVTVTADADLEDATLHETVDEAGYEIVGIRRA, encoded by the coding sequence ATGACCACCATCGTTCTCGACGTCACCGGCATGACCTGCCAGAACTGCGTCAACCACGTCAGCCAGGACCTCGGTGAACTCAGCGGCGTGACCGACGTCGACGTCGCCCTGAACACCGGCGGTGCCTCCACAGTCACCGTCACCGCGGACGCCGATCTCGAAGACGCCACCCTGCACGAGACCGTGGACGAGGCCGGCTACGAGATCGTCGGCATCCGCCGCGCCTGA